In Castanea sativa cultivar Marrone di Chiusa Pesio chromosome 6, ASM4071231v1, a single window of DNA contains:
- the LOC142638677 gene encoding BTB/POZ domain-containing protein At5g48130 — protein MEVLSPKDSSVASSPFSSPNIGALLKIKVISWSQETGFPVCVRVRVGDRIFNLHKNPLSLKSGYFQKRLNDSTDLELPQDFPGGSDTFEMIALFIYGSSTFIDPFNVAALRCASEFLEMTEDYCSGNLCERFDLYLNQVVLQSWDDTLIVLQKCQTLLPWSEELLLVSRCIESLAFMACMEILDPERRRDQPVVTLEALASQAWSCETVKEMVSQDLWIKDLIALPFVFFKRIIGSLRRQGMKEKYVSPIIVFYTNKWVLSKKTHQFWENSTERIGDDDTNKKVAAILQGLIDLLPMGEKASRVIPVGFYFALLSRSLEVGLTSDKLQDQIASMLHFAQVEDFFHPKMGMESISSSIELATMESIISSYVSSNSDMIHTPSTRNSIVAELWDAYLSHIAPDPDMGPKRYMELIERVPISWRHSHDQLYRAMDTFLQSHPGISQEEKGAVCRYLNCQKLSQEACIEAVQNELMPLRLIVQALFVQQLNTHQAFKECSDSFRHAHCGEFSGSLSSSRCPNSKSQNLGESPYIDGAEPGGRPLSFLLQKDLTMQGPDFSRQEYESTSFRIQTLEEELMSMKRTLQWQNISKITEPISTKAQGTKPYGMESRSLSKKRNPLGQVTSCIGSVNFASQRKYASRLLKVLRHITFFGSRKPKRKSGAVGLWSKSM, from the exons ATGGAAGTTTTAAGCCCCAAAGATAGTTCAGTGGCTTCAAGTCCTTTCTCTTCACCTAACATAGGAGCCTTGCTCAAGATTAAGGTTATTTCATG GAGCCAAGAGACTGGCTTCCCTGTTTGTGTTCGTGTTCGAGTTGGTGATAGAATATTCAACCTGCACAAG AACCCACTTTCTTTGAAGAGTGGATACTTCCAGAAAAGATTAAATGACTCAACCGATCTTGAGCTACCACAAGATTTCCCTGGAGGATCAGATACCTTTGAGATGATTGCGTTATTCATCTATGGTTCATCCACATTTATTGACCCTTTCAATGTAGCAGCACTGCGATGTGCATCAGAGTTTCTTGAGATGACAGAAGATTACTGCTCCGGTAATCTTTGTGAGCGGTTTGACCTCTATTTGAACCAAGTGGTTCTGCAAAGTTGGGATGACACCCTAATTGTACTCCAAAAGTGCCAAACATTGCTTCCCTGGTCTGAGGAGTTGCTACTCGTGAGCCGCTGCATTGAATCACTTGCCTTCATGGCTTGTATGGAGATTCTTGACCCAGAGAGGAGACGGGACCAACCCGTAGTCACATTGGAGGCATTGGCTAGCCAAGCTTGGAGCTGTGAAACAGTGAAGGAGATGGTGAGCCAGGACCTCTGGATCAAGGATCTGATTGCTTTACCATTTGTATTCTTCAAAAGAATAATAGGATCATTGAGAAGACAGGgtatgaaagaaaaatatgtcAGTCCCATCATTGTTTTCTACACAAACAAATGGGTACTCTCCAAGAAGACACACCAATTTTGGGAGAACTCCACTGAGAGAATTGGGGATGATGACACAAATAAGAAAGTTGCAGCAATCCTGCAAGGTTTAATTGatctgctgcccatgggggaGAAAGCTAGTAGAGTGATTCCTGTTGGGTTTTACTTTGCATTGCTTTCTAGATCCCTTGAAGTTGGTTTGACAAGTGATAAGTTGCAAGATCAGATTGCATCTATGTTGCACTTTGCTCAAGTGGAAGATTTTTTCCACCCAAAAATGGGAATGGAGTCAATTTCTTCTAGCATAGAGTTGGCGACAATGGAGAGCATAATTTCATCATATGTATCATCTAACTCAGACATGATTCATACTCCTTCAACAAGAAACTCAATCGTTGCAGAATTATGGGATGCATATCTCTCTCACATTGCTCCTGATCCAGACATGGGGCCTAAAAGATACATGGAACTCATTGAAAGAGTACCAATCTCTTGGAGACACAGCCACGATCAACTGTACAGAGCAATGGACACCTTCCTACAG TCACACCCAGGCATATCACAAGAAGAGAAGGGGGCAGTTTGCAGATATCTCAACTGCCAAAAGCTATCACAAGAGGCATGCATTGAGGCTGTTCAAAATGAATTGATGCCACTGCGATTGATTGTCCAGGCACTTTTTGTTCAGCAACTTAATACACACCAAGCTTTCAAAGAATGCTCAGACTCATTTAGGCATGCACACTGCGGGGAGTTCTCTGGAAGCCTCTCAAGCTCTAGGTGTCCAAACTCCAAAAGCCAGAATCTAGGTGAGAGCCCATACATAGATGGAGCAGAGCCAGGCGGTAGACCCTTGAGCTTCTTGTTACAAAAAGACCTCACAATGCAGGGACCTGACTTCTCAAGACAGGAATATGAGTCCACAAGCTTCAGAattcaaactcttgaagaagaGCTCATGTCCATGAAGAGAACTCTTCAATGGCagaatatttcaaaaataacagAACCAATTTCAACCAAAGCACAGGGCACAAAACCATATGGTATGGAAAGTAGATCTCTAAGCAAAAAGAGGAACCCTCTAGGACAAGTGACAAGTTGCATTGGTTCTGTGAATTTTGCTTCACAAAGAAAGTATGCTAGTCGACTACTGAAGGTCCTTCGCCATATAACTTTCTTTGGAAGTAGGAAACCAAAGAGAAAGTCAGGTGCTGTTGGCTTATGGTCAAAGTcaatgtag